A single genomic interval of Lathyrus oleraceus cultivar Zhongwan6 chromosome 7, CAAS_Psat_ZW6_1.0, whole genome shotgun sequence harbors:
- the LOC127103512 gene encoding uncharacterized protein LOC127103512: protein MDFGRKKTQKYTFKSPKLEHLRKLGYLVVDTEAFSKRYGHLLSLLKINMANGLLSTLIQFYDPVYHCFTFPDYQLMPTLEEYSHLIGVPISSQAPFFGLEEDPKDQDIAKSTHLKISEIRDHMTTKGKMLGLTAKFLMNKAQYFARIRSVDAFEDVFALLIYGLFLFPSFDDFVAMDAIKIFLIGNPVPTLLADAYHSVHMRNSYSGGMITCCVPMLYKWFISHLPRSHAFWDLKDGLLWSQKIMSLTHSDIVWYSRDYDGVSIIDSCGEFSNVPLLGTKGGISYNPILARRQLGYPMRDKPKNIHLEGLFFKECEDCKALKEKIVHAWRHVHKLEKKVLGKTNCVSLEPYLKWVQDRAISLKMPYPRQEPLPLADKEPTYIFMTDAEKLKIALTKAHRERDAWKNKYQIIKNEDEELQRQLKMKNEEELSNKKRKVQEDLFSYGVQSNTPWKLIMDKLVLEKAEMEEQIKKLNLRLLGESP, encoded by the coding sequence ATGGATTTTGGAAGGAAAAAGACTCAAAAGTACACTTTCAAGAGTCCTAAGTTAGAACACCTAAGGAAATTGGGATATTTGGTTGTTGATACAGAGGCTTTCAGCAAAAGATATGGACATTTGCTCTCTCTTTTGAAGATCAACATGGCAAATGGACTTCTTTCTACTTTGATTCAGTTTTACGATCCCGTGTATCACTGTTTCACTTTCCCCGACTATCAGCTTATGCCAACACTTGAAGAATACTCTCATCTGATTGGTGTTCCTATTTCTAGTCAAGCTCCATTTTTTGGTTTGGAGGAAGATCCCAAAGATCAAGACATTGCAAAGTCTACTCACTTGAAAATCTCAGAGATCAGGGATCACATGACCACAAAAGGAAAAATGCTTGGTTTGACAGCTAAGTTTCTAATGAACAAAGCTCAGTATTTTGCTAGAATTAGGAGTGTGGATGCTTTTGAGGATGTTTTTGCTCTACTTATCTATGGATTGTTCCTATTTCCTAGTTTTGATGACTTTGTTGCCATGGATGCCATCAAGATCTTCTTAAtaggaaatccagttcctacttTGCTTGCTGATGCATATCATTCTGTTCATATGAGGAATTCTTATAGTGGAGGAATGATTACATGTTGTGTGCCtatgttgtacaagtggtttatttctcacttgcctaGGTCTCATGCTTTTTGGGATCTTAAGGATGGTCTTTTATGGTCACAGAAGATTATGTCTCTCACACATTCAGATATTGTTTGGTATAGTCGTGACTATGATGGAGTTAGTATCATTGATAGTTGTGGAGAATTTTCTAATGTACCTCTCCTTGGTACAAAAGGGGGCATCAGTTACAACCCAATCCTAGCTCGGCGTCAACTTGGTTATCCAATGAGAGATAAGCCAAAGAATATTCACTTGGAGGGTTTGTTCTTTAAGGAATGTGAAGATTGCAAAGCGCTCAAAGAGAAGATTGTGCACGCTTGGCGCCATGTTCATAAGTTAGAAAAGAAAGTCTTAGGGAAGACAAATTGTGTCTCCTTAGAACCTTATCTTAAATGGGTGCAAGATAGGGCCATCAGCTTGAAAATGCCTTATCCTCGCCAAGAGCCTTTGCCTTTAGCTGACAAAGAACCTACCTATATCTTCATGACTGATGCAGAGAAGTTGAAGATTGCTTTGACCAAAGCGCATCGAGAAAGGGACGCTTGGAAGAACAAGTATCAAATCATCAAAAATGAGGATGAAGAACTTCAAAGGCAGTTGAAGATGAAGAATGAAGAAGAGCTCTCCAACAAGAAGAGGAaggtgcaagaggatttattttcctatgGCGTTCAGTCAAATACTCCTTGGAAGTTGATCATGGATAAGCTTGTGCTCGAGAAGGCTGAGATGGAAGAACAAATTAAGAAGCTCAACTTGAGGCTACTAGGGGAATCTCCTTAG